CCTCGGATGCCGTGTCCGGCACGGCGGTGGGCGGCAGACTCTGCCTAGTCTGCCGCCCACGGGCCTTCTGGTGTCACTCCTGGTGCAGCGCCTCGCGCAATGCCTGGACGGACAGCTTCCGCGCGACGTTGGTGGCCGGTGTGTCCCGCAGACCGTCCAGCAGCATGAAATCGTGCACGGTCCCGCTGATGCGGACGCCCGTCACCTCGACGCCGGCCTCGCGGAGCTTGTTCGCGTAGAGCTCGCCGCCGTCCCGCAGGACGTCCGCCTCCGCGGTGATGACGAGTGCGGGCGGCAGTCCCGCGAGGTCTTCGAGGGTGGCCCGCAGGGGCGAGGCGTACTTTTCCTCGCGCTTGCTCTCGTCGGTCGTGTACGCGTCCCAGAACCACTTCATCCCGTCGCGCGTGAGGTAGTAGTGCTCCGCGAACTGGTGGTACGACTGGGTGTCGAAATCCGGCCCCGTCACGGGATAGAGCAGGATCTGCGCCTTGAGCGCGAGCCCGCCGCGGTCCTTGTTCATCTGCGCGAAGACCGCGGACATGCATCCGCCGACCGACTCGCCGGCGACGGCGACACGGGAGGTGTCGAGCCCGTGCTCGGCGCCGTTCTCCTGCAGCCACTGGCCGACGGCGTAGTTCTGCTCGACCTGCGTGGGGTACCCCTTCTCCGGCGCCCAGTCGTAGACCGGGAAAACACCGGCGGCGCCGGCCCCGACCGCGAGTTCGCGGAAGAGGCGGTCGTGGGTCTTGTCGTCGCCGAAGACCCAGCCGGCGCCGTGGATGTAGAACACGACCGGCAGCGGGCCGGTGGCGCCCTTGGGCTTGATGATGCGGGTGCGGACGGTGCCCCACTCGCCGGCGTCGACCTCGACCCACTCCTCGTCGACGTCCGGGCGCTCGACACCCTCGCCGCTCTGCAGGTCGCTGAGAATCCTGCGCCCCTCCTCGGGCGGCAGCTCGTAGATGCGCGGGTGCGGGTCGGTGTCCTCGGCGAGCTTCTTGGCCTCGGGCTCCAGATACGGCGTGGTCGGGGCTGGAAGATCGGTCATCGGAGTTCCTTCCCTCGGATCGGACCGCTTGCGCCTTTCGACGCTACGGACGGTCCGCGTCCGAGAGGAGTGCCGCGAACGACTCCCTTGGCGGTGATTGCGACACGCCAGATCCTGACCGCGCGGTTTCTTCAGGGCAGGGCGCCGATCCCGAGACAGCCGGCTGCCCGCGGATCCGTCGCCCTGCCGCGGGCAAGCGCTCGAATCAGCGCGTTTTCTGGTCGGCCCACCAGTTCTGCCCGGCCTCGGGCAGCGTCTGGATCGGGTCGTAATACGGGTACTTCCGCTGCAACGCCTCCGGGTCCTCGTGTTCGATCCCGGTCCGGTAGTTCTTGGTCCAGTAGGAAATCCCGAGGTCGCGGTCGTATTCCGCGAGCTGGTGCACCCACCGCTTCCCGACGTAAGGCACGTCGCACACGATCCGCGGCGTCGCGTACCCCGGCAAATACCCCATGATCGAATGCTGCAGTTCCTGCGCTTCCCAAACGGCGACCCGCCAGTGCTCCGCATTCGGAATCATGTCGCACATGTAAAAGTAGTAAGGCAGGATATTGGCCTCGCCCTGCAAAGCAAAACAAAGATCCAACAGCGCGGCCGGAGTGTCGTTGACCCCGCGCATCAGCACGCCCTGATTCCGCACGTCCCGGACCCCGACCTGCAACGCCGTCCGCGCTGCCTCCGCGACCAGCGGCGTCACCGACTGCGCGTGGTTCACGTGCGTGTGAATGGCCAGGTTCACCCCGCGCGCCTGCGCGGTCAAAGCGACCCGCTGCAAGCCCTCGGTGACCTTCGGCTGCAGCCAGTGCTGGGGAAGCGCCGCGAGGGCCTTCGTGGCTAAGCGGATGTCGCGCACCGTCTCGATGTCCATCAGGCGCATCAGGAAGGACTCCAGCTGCGGCCACGGCACGTTCGCCACGTCGCCGCCGGACACGACCACGTCCCGGACGCCGGGGGTGCGCTTCAGGTAGTCGGTCATGGCGTCCTGGCGGTCCACCGGCTTGAGCGCGAGCTTGTGCTTCTCGATCTGTTCGGTCGAGTTGCCGACGAGGTCCATCCGGGTGCAGTGCCCGCAGTACTGCGGGCAGGTCGAGATCATCTCGGCCAGCACCTTGGTCGGGTAGCGGTGGGTGAGCCCCTCGACGACCCACATCTCGGCCTCGTGCAGCGAGTCGCGTTCGGCGTGCGGGTGGCTCGGCCACGCCGGGTGCCGGTCGCTGCGCACGGGAAGCATGTAGCGGCGGATCGGGTCGGCGTAGAACGCCTCGGTGACCTTCGCCGGGTCGGTGCCCGCGTGCGGGGCCATCGTGTTGATCATCTGCGGCGGCAGCAGCATCGACATCGTGGCCATCTCGCGCTGGTCGGCGAGCAGGTCCTCGTAGAACCGGTCCTCCAGCAGGTCGCCCATCAGGGCCCGCAGCTGCTTGACGTTGCGCACGCAGTGCACGCGCTGCCACTGCGCGTCCCGCCACTCTGCCTCGGTGACGTCGTGCCAGCCGGGGAAGCGGCGCCAGTCGGGTTCTGCCAGCTCGGCGCGGACGTACTCGTACGGCTGGTCGAAGGCGGCGGCAGTCGGCACAGGTTCCTGGATCGCAGTCATCTGTACTCCTAGTCGTCGGGAACGCGTGAAAATATCCTGCCATAACGTTAGTCGACCGTAAATCTTTCTGCAGGACGACCCGGTCTGTCCTGCTCGGAAGACCAGGCGGGAGACTCGGGGAGTGAACGACAGCACCACGCTCCTGCTCGGCGGCCGCGTCTACACCCCGTCCTCCCCGGACGCCACCGCGATGGCGGTCTCCGGCGGCACCGTGGTGTGGGTCGGGCAGGACGCCCCGGCCCGCGCGCTGCACCCGGACGCCGAGGTCGTCGACCTGGACGGGGCGTTCGTCGCGCCGGCGTTCGTGGACGCGCACGTGCACGCCACCTCCACCGGCCTGCACCTGACCGGCCTCGACCTGACCGCCGTCCGCAGCTCCGCGGAACTGCTCGCCGCGGTGCGCGGCGCCGTCGTGCCCGGGCAGGTCCTGCTCGCGCACGGCTGGGACGAGTCGTCCTGGAGCGAGCAGCGGCTGCCGAGCCGCGCCGAGCTGGACGACGCCGCCGGGGACACGCCCGTCTACCTGAGCCGCGTCGACGTCCACTCCGCCCTG
The nucleotide sequence above comes from Amycolatopsis sp. AA4. Encoded proteins:
- a CDS encoding alpha/beta hydrolase — protein: MTDLPAPTTPYLEPEAKKLAEDTDPHPRIYELPPEEGRRILSDLQSGEGVERPDVDEEWVEVDAGEWGTVRTRIIKPKGATGPLPVVFYIHGAGWVFGDDKTHDRLFRELAVGAGAAGVFPVYDWAPEKGYPTQVEQNYAVGQWLQENGAEHGLDTSRVAVAGESVGGCMSAVFAQMNKDRGGLALKAQILLYPVTGPDFDTQSYHQFAEHYYLTRDGMKWFWDAYTTDESKREEKYASPLRATLEDLAGLPPALVITAEADVLRDGGELYANKLREAGVEVTGVRISGTVHDFMLLDGLRDTPATNVARKLSVQALREALHQE
- a CDS encoding KamA family radical SAM protein, whose translation is MTAIQEPVPTAAAFDQPYEYVRAELAEPDWRRFPGWHDVTEAEWRDAQWQRVHCVRNVKQLRALMGDLLEDRFYEDLLADQREMATMSMLLPPQMINTMAPHAGTDPAKVTEAFYADPIRRYMLPVRSDRHPAWPSHPHAERDSLHEAEMWVVEGLTHRYPTKVLAEMISTCPQYCGHCTRMDLVGNSTEQIEKHKLALKPVDRQDAMTDYLKRTPGVRDVVVSGGDVANVPWPQLESFLMRLMDIETVRDIRLATKALAALPQHWLQPKVTEGLQRVALTAQARGVNLAIHTHVNHAQSVTPLVAEAARTALQVGVRDVRNQGVLMRGVNDTPAALLDLCFALQGEANILPYYFYMCDMIPNAEHWRVAVWEAQELQHSIMGYLPGYATPRIVCDVPYVGKRWVHQLAEYDRDLGISYWTKNYRTGIEHEDPEALQRKYPYYDPIQTLPEAGQNWWADQKTR